One Lactobacillus sp. ESL0785 DNA window includes the following coding sequences:
- the mutM gene encoding bifunctional DNA-formamidopyrimidine glycosylase/DNA-(apurinic or apyrimidinic site) lyase, with amino-acid sequence MPEMPEVETVRRTLMPLIKEKMITKVTLWYPKIIASDHDEFVKKVAGCKVLTIDRYAKYLLIRLSGDLTIVSHLRMEGKYRLTTIAAPKDKHDHVQFAFSDGTALRYNDVRKFGRMQLVETGTEKIVTGISKLGYEPNSAAFTTEYLQAGLKRKKKNIKSTLLDQTVVAGLGNIYVDEVLWKTKIHPLSVASQISAAKVAQLHDNINALITLAIAKRGTTVHTYLDANGETGGFQKMLQVYGHQGEPCARCTTPLEKIKVNGRGTTFCPNCQVIYK; translated from the coding sequence ATGCCAGAAATGCCGGAAGTTGAAACAGTTCGCCGCACTTTGATGCCACTAATTAAGGAAAAAATGATTACTAAGGTGACCTTGTGGTACCCCAAAATTATTGCTAGTGATCATGATGAATTTGTTAAGAAAGTTGCGGGCTGTAAAGTTCTAACCATTGATCGTTATGCAAAGTATTTATTAATTCGTTTAAGTGGTGATCTGACGATTGTGTCGCACTTGCGGATGGAAGGAAAGTATCGCTTAACGACAATTGCTGCACCTAAGGATAAGCATGACCACGTGCAATTTGCCTTTAGTGATGGGACAGCTTTGCGTTACAATGATGTGCGCAAGTTCGGCCGCATGCAATTAGTTGAAACCGGAACGGAAAAAATAGTTACAGGAATTAGTAAACTTGGCTATGAACCTAATTCTGCTGCTTTTACTACGGAATATTTGCAGGCTGGACTTAAACGCAAAAAGAAAAACATTAAAAGCACTTTATTGGATCAGACAGTTGTTGCTGGTCTAGGTAATATTTATGTTGACGAGGTCTTGTGGAAAACTAAAATTCACCCATTAAGTGTTGCTAGTCAAATTTCTGCTGCTAAGGTGGCCCAGCTGCATGACAATATTAATGCGCTGATTACACTAGCAATTGCTAAGCGAGGGACAACGGTTCATACCTACCTTGATGCCAATGGTGAAACCGGTGGCTTTCAAAAAATGCTACAGGTTTATGGTCATCAAGGTGAACCTTGTGCGCGTTGTACAACACCTCTTGAAAAGATCAAGGTTAACGGCCGCGGCACGACATTTTGTCCTAATTGTCAGGTAATTTACAAATGA